Proteins encoded within one genomic window of Nonomuraea gerenzanensis:
- a CDS encoding methionine synthase, translated as MSTWEATGVGSHPGEDHLEAIRVVFGEVPGLPYLPELPARGVGADMVGRSAALLVDLPVEVQPSGWRLSDRPGRDHQRAVDHLRRDLDGLEELGHDYTGPLKLQVCGPWTLAGSIELKFGDKMLSDAGAVRDLTASLAQGVAEHCAEVRRRLPGVSEIVLQLDEPGLPGVLAGTVPTASGFGRLAAVEEWRVEESLRSFDAPVVHCCAPGVPYALLRRAQVRGVSVDAALMRRRQDDELGELFEAGMTLFMGVVPGRDTRLPDPKVVAKPALELWRRLGFAPDRLASQVVLTPACGLAGASPAYARAALASCHKAAQVLRDDPREG; from the coding sequence ATGTCTACGTGGGAAGCCACCGGAGTCGGTTCGCATCCGGGTGAGGATCATCTAGAGGCGATCAGGGTCGTGTTCGGCGAGGTGCCGGGGCTGCCGTACCTGCCTGAGCTGCCCGCCAGAGGCGTCGGCGCCGACATGGTGGGGCGGTCGGCGGCGCTGCTCGTCGATCTCCCCGTCGAGGTGCAGCCCTCCGGCTGGCGGCTGAGCGACCGGCCGGGGCGCGACCACCAGCGGGCCGTCGACCATCTGCGGCGCGACCTCGACGGGCTGGAGGAGCTCGGCCACGACTACACGGGGCCGCTGAAGCTGCAGGTCTGCGGGCCGTGGACGCTGGCGGGGTCGATCGAGCTCAAGTTCGGGGACAAGATGCTCTCCGACGCGGGCGCCGTGCGCGACCTGACCGCCTCGCTGGCCCAGGGGGTGGCCGAGCACTGCGCCGAGGTGCGGCGACGGCTGCCCGGAGTGAGCGAGATCGTGCTGCAGCTCGACGAGCCGGGGCTGCCCGGCGTGCTGGCGGGCACCGTGCCGACCGCGTCGGGGTTCGGGCGGCTGGCCGCCGTGGAGGAGTGGCGGGTGGAGGAGTCGCTGCGCTCGTTCGACGCTCCCGTGGTGCACTGCTGCGCGCCCGGCGTGCCGTACGCGCTGCTGCGCAGGGCGCAGGTGCGGGGCGTCTCGGTCGATGCGGCGCTGATGCGGCGCAGGCAGGACGACGAGCTCGGCGAGCTGTTCGAGGCCGGGATGACGCTGTTCATGGGGGTCGTGCCGGGCAGGGACACGCGGCTGCCCGACCCGAAGGTGGTGGCCAAGCCGGCGCTGGAGCTGTGGCGGCGGCTGGGGTTCGCGCCGGACCGGCTGGCCTCGCAGGTCGTGCTGACCCCGGCCTGCGGGCTGGCGGGGGCCTCCCCGGCGTACGCGCGGGCGGCGCTGGCGTCCTGCCACAAGGCGGCGCAGGTGCTCAGGGACGATCCACGAGAGGGTTGA